From the Leptolyngbya sp. O-77 genome, one window contains:
- a CDS encoding RNA polymerase sigma factor SigF, with protein sequence MSTPISAELKTESLQLLRDYQTSPTAEIRNQLVQLNFGLVRKEAHHWVNQCTESYDDLLQVGSLGLIRAIERFDMSKGHAFSSFAIPYIRGEIQHYLRDKGSSVRIPRRWQALQHQAATITRTLQAELHRPPTDAELASALQVSLNEWQEIKLAYRNRLPLSLDAPMREEEEGATLGEMLPDSQYRSFQLAQEDQIRLQQALYQLEKRTREVLEAVFLYDLTQKETAERLGISAVTVSRRVKKGLKLLKESMLGAEAASASREIGRSA encoded by the coding sequence ATGTCTACACCCATTTCTGCAGAACTTAAGACCGAAAGTTTACAACTCCTGCGAGATTATCAAACCTCTCCAACCGCCGAAATCCGAAATCAATTGGTGCAACTCAATTTTGGTCTGGTTCGCAAAGAAGCGCATCACTGGGTCAATCAATGCACCGAAAGCTATGATGACCTCCTCCAGGTAGGAAGCTTGGGACTCATCCGCGCCATTGAGCGGTTTGACATGAGCAAAGGCCATGCCTTTAGCTCCTTCGCCATTCCCTACATTCGTGGCGAAATTCAGCACTATCTGCGTGATAAGGGGTCTTCAGTCAGGATTCCTCGCCGCTGGCAGGCGCTTCAGCACCAAGCTGCAACCATCACTCGCACCCTCCAGGCAGAGCTTCATCGGCCGCCAACCGATGCTGAACTTGCCTCTGCACTGCAAGTTTCGCTCAACGAGTGGCAAGAAATCAAACTCGCCTACCGCAATCGGCTGCCCCTCAGCCTCGACGCGCCCATGCGTGAAGAAGAGGAAGGCGCAACGCTGGGTGAAATGTTGCCCGATTCGCAATACCGCAGTTTCCAGCTTGCTCAGGAAGACCAGATCCGGCTTCAACAAGCCCTGTATCAGCTTGAAAAGCGAACCCGCGAGGTTCTAGAAGCCGTTTTCCTCTATGACCTGACGCAAAAGGAGACAGCCGAGCGCTTGGGCATTAGCGCGGTTACTGTATCCCGCCGCGTTAAGAAAGGACTGAAACTCCTGAAAGAGTCTATGCTGGGCGCGGAGGCAGCTAGTGCATCGCGAGAGATTGGACGCTCTGCTTAG
- a CDS encoding photosystem II manganese-stabilizing polypeptide has product MRYRALIVALIALCMGFLTACSSGTPTAASGPLTYEQIRGTGLANKCPTLDTIKRGAIPIDPNETYKIVDLCLEPTNYAVKTEPANKRQEAEFVTGRPLTRYTSSLDQVRGTLKVNPDRSLTFIEEEGFDFQPITVLLPGGEEVPFLFTIKDLVATTQPGLDSISASTDFEGEFKVPSYRTSNFLDPKGRGLTAGYDNAVALPAQADSDELQRENKKAFKTGRGNISFQIAKINAATGEIAGTFLSEQPSDTDMGGKEPLDVQIQGLFYARIEPAA; this is encoded by the coding sequence ATGAGGTATCGCGCTCTAATTGTCGCGCTGATTGCGCTCTGTATGGGGTTTCTCACTGCCTGTAGCAGTGGCACCCCTACCGCCGCCAGCGGCCCGCTCACCTATGAGCAAATCCGAGGCACTGGTCTAGCTAACAAATGCCCCACCCTTGACACCATCAAGCGGGGTGCCATTCCGATCGACCCCAATGAGACTTACAAAATCGTCGATCTTTGCCTTGAACCGACCAACTACGCTGTGAAGACAGAGCCAGCAAACAAACGCCAAGAGGCAGAATTTGTGACTGGCAGACCGCTGACCCGCTATACCTCTAGCCTCGACCAGGTGCGAGGCACGCTGAAGGTCAATCCCGATCGTAGCCTTACCTTCATCGAAGAAGAAGGCTTTGATTTCCAGCCCATCACCGTGCTGCTGCCTGGTGGAGAGGAAGTTCCTTTCCTGTTCACCATCAAGGACTTGGTTGCTACAACTCAGCCTGGCTTGGATAGCATCTCTGCCTCCACGGACTTCGAGGGCGAGTTTAAGGTGCCCTCCTACCGCACGTCTAACTTCCTTGATCCCAAAGGTCGCGGTCTGACGGCGGGCTATGATAATGCGGTTGCGCTGCCTGCCCAGGCCGACAGTGACGAGCTTCAGCGCGAAAACAAGAAAGCGTTTAAGACGGGTCGTGGCAATATCTCCTTTCAGATCGCCAAGATCAACGCTGCAACGGGTGAAATCGCTGGAACTTTCCTGAGTGAGCAGCCTTCGGATACTGATATGGGCGGTAAGGAGCCTCTTGATGTCCAAATTCAAGGGCTGTTCTACGCTCGGATTGAACCCGCTGCGTAG